In Parus major isolate Abel chromosome 19, Parus_major1.1, whole genome shotgun sequence, a genomic segment contains:
- the TRARG1 gene encoding trafficking regulator of GLUT4 1, translating into MASTGSAPGGAGPGSGTALPTRFQETEKLLSATEGREEKGLRGSKSFTAALPGETERNGHGLGYKSVSVGHLEAPPLSPSRLSLGRASSTATSTAAPEQGRPRDYLVLAIFSCFCPVWPINIVGLVFSIMSRNSGQQGDTDGARRLGRMARLLSIVSIVLGTIIIVLYISLSVRGS; encoded by the exons ATGGCCAGCACCGGCTCCGCGCCCGGGGGCGCCGGCCCGGGCTCGGGCACGGCGCTGCCCACCCGCTTCCAGGAGACAGAGAAGCTGCTGTCGGCGACAGAGGGCCGGGAGGAGAAGGGCCTCCGCGGCTCCAAATCCTTCACGGCAGCCTTGCCCGGCGAGACGGAGCGCAACGGGCACGGGCTCGGCTACAAGTCGGTGTCGGTCGGGCACCTGGAGGCGCCGCCGCTGTCGCCGTCCCGGCTGAGCCTGGGCAGAGCCTCGTCCACGGCCACCAGCACGGCGGCCCCGGAGCAGGGCCGCCCGCGGGACTACCTGGTGCTCGCCATCTTCTCCTGCTTCTGCCCCGTCTGGCCCATCAACATCGTGGGCCTCGTTTTCTCCATCATG TCGAGGAACAGTGGCCAGCAAGGGGACACAGATGGTGCCCGGCGGCTCGGACGCAtggccaggctgctcagcaTCGTCTCCATTGTGCTGGGGACCATCATCATCGTGCTCTACATTTCACTCAGCGTCAGAG GTTCCTAG
- the BHLHA9 gene encoding class A basic helix-loop-helix protein 9 — MSGVAAGKGTGPEPDSSEEELEVGDAPQGCYRQGLWVSQGREADASPGDTGGMQVRKRSRPARSKARRMAANVRERKRILDYNQAFNALRLALKHDLGGKRLSKIATLRRAINRITALSLSLHGAGRCWPCAHSECHARAGVPAQESGVKGCRPQLPWEPGSAGTRCPPTPLCAEFSPQRQLHHYESPKDHRPLPSPAGSSSGTPHPAPRGQQRFTGSLQEPLAGAVPWQLGYCQGWGQQQCLPIP; from the coding sequence ATGTCCGGAGTAGCCGCGGGGAAAGGCACGGGGCCAGAGCCCGACAGCTCCGAGGAGGAGTTGGAAGTGGGGGACGCGCCCCAGGGGTGCTACAGGCAGGGTTTGTGGGTCTCCCAAGGCAGGGAAGCAGACGCCAGCCCGGGGGACACGGGAGGGATGcaggtgaggaagaggagcaggcCAGCACGCTCCAAGGCCAGGAGGATGGCTGCCAACGTCAGAGAGCGTAAGAGGATTCTGGACTACAACCAAGCCTTCAACGCCCTGCGGCTGGCCCTCAAGCACGACCTCGGGGGCAAAAGGCTTTCTAAAATCGCGACCCTCCGGCGAGCCATCAACAGGATCACGGCTCTGTCGCTGTCCCTGCACGGAGCCGGGCGCTGCTGGCCCTGTGCCCACTCCGAGTGCCACGCCCGGGCCGGGGTCCCTGCGCAGGAGTCGGGGGTGAAGGGCTGCCgtccccagctgccctgggagcccGGTTCCGCAGGGACACGGTGCCCTCCGACCCCTCTGTGCGCTGAGTTTTCCCCCCAGAGGCAGCTCCATCACTACGAGAGCCCGAAGGACCATcgccccctgcccagccccgccGGTTCCTCCAGCGGGACCCCGCACCCCGCGCCCCGCGGCCAGCAGCGATTTACGGGCAGCCTGCAAGAACCTCTAGCCGGGGCGGTCCCCTGGCAGCTGGGTtactgccagggctggggacagcagcagtgcctccCCATCCCCTGA